One Pagrus major chromosome 11, Pma_NU_1.0 genomic region harbors:
- the ifi44g gene encoding interferon-induced protein 44 isoform X2 yields MQKDTGETAKRSFRGFSFGLASTAQPAFGMAAAAEDGGRESLCRAFNKSLSKVKATSSTVNMEDKPFTFSGAEPFGKLESQWRDVEWTEEQKTTLMKTVSSYRPSSKEVTQARVLLLGPVGSGKSSFISSVQSVFNGRVSNRAMVGSSSTSFTKKSFNIRGQKGEDPNRLVLCDVMGLGDGEMTGLTLHDALSIIRGHVPEGHKFSPDQPVRSETVGYVKRPSLKEKIHCVAFVVNASKIACYPKGLSTTFQQLREHISDLGVHQVALLTHIDQICPETAKDVTQVYKSRIIQDMMGKAGAMLGMSTSYIIPVKNYSSELDLDVSTDVLLLSAIDHILQYADLYFQDNTPQYEDECI; encoded by the exons ATGCAGAAAGATACCGGAGAAACGGCAAAACGCAG CTTCCGAGGCTTTTCATTTGGTTTAGCTTCTACAGCCCAACCTGCCTTTGGCATGGCAGCAGCCGCCGAAGATGGGGGGAGAGAATCTTTGTGTAGAGCCTTTAACAAGAGTCTCAGCAAAGTTAAAGCCACCAGTTCAACTGTGAACATGGAGGACAAACCTTTTACATTCTCAG GAGCTGAACCTTTTGGAAAGTTGGAATCTCAATGGAGAGACGTGGAGTGGACAGAAGA ACAAAAGACGACCCTGATGAAGACTGTCAGCTCCTACAGGCCAAGCAGTAAAGAGGTGACTCAGGCTCGGGTTCTCCTCTTGGGCCCAGTCGGTTCTGGGAAGTCCAGCTTCATCAGTTCAGTCCAGTCGGTGTTTAATGGACGAGTCAGCAACCGGGCCATGGTgggctcctcctccaccagcttcacCAAGAAG TCCTTCAACATTCGTGGTCAGAAAGGAGAGGATCCTAACAGACTGGTGCTGTGTGACGTTATGGGCCTGGGGGATGGAGAGATGACCGGATTGACCCTCCATGACGCCCTGTCCATCATTAGAGGACATGTACCTGAGGGACACAAG TTTAGCCCAGATCAACCAGTGAGGTCTGAGACTGTGGGCTATGTGAAGAGGCCAAGCCTGAAAGAAAAGATCCACTGTGTGGCCTTTGTGGTGAACGCCTCTAAAATCGCGTGCTACCCCAAAGGCCTCAGCACCACCTTCCAGCAGCTCAGAGAGCACATCAGTGACTTGG GTGTTCACCAGGTGGCTCTGCTGACCCACATAGACCAAATTTGTCCAGAAACAGCCAAAGATGTCACCCAGGTTTACAAGAGCCGCATCATTCAGGACATG ATGGGTAAAGCTGGAGCTATGTTGGGTATGTCCACCTCCTACATCATCCCAGTGAAGAACTACTCGTCAGAGTTGGACCTGGATGTGAGCACTGACGTGCTTCTGCTTAGTGCTATCGACCACATCCTGCAGTATGCTGACCTGTATTTCCAGGACAATACACCACAATACGAAGACGAATGCATTTGA
- the ifi44g gene encoding interferon-induced protein 44 isoform X1: protein MQKDTGETAKRSFRGFSFGLASTAQPAFGMAAAAEDGGRESLCRAFNKSLSKVKATSSTVNMEDKPFTFSGAEPFGKLESQWRDVEWTEEQKTTLMKTVSSYRPSSKEVTQARVLLLGPVGSGKSSFISSVQSVFNGRVSNRAMVGSSSTSFTKKLQSFNIRGQKGEDPNRLVLCDVMGLGDGEMTGLTLHDALSIIRGHVPEGHKFSPDQPVRSETVGYVKRPSLKEKIHCVAFVVNASKIACYPKGLSTTFQQLREHISDLGVHQVALLTHIDQICPETAKDVTQVYKSRIIQDMMGKAGAMLGMSTSYIIPVKNYSSELDLDVSTDVLLLSAIDHILQYADLYFQDNTPQYEDECI, encoded by the exons ATGCAGAAAGATACCGGAGAAACGGCAAAACGCAG CTTCCGAGGCTTTTCATTTGGTTTAGCTTCTACAGCCCAACCTGCCTTTGGCATGGCAGCAGCCGCCGAAGATGGGGGGAGAGAATCTTTGTGTAGAGCCTTTAACAAGAGTCTCAGCAAAGTTAAAGCCACCAGTTCAACTGTGAACATGGAGGACAAACCTTTTACATTCTCAG GAGCTGAACCTTTTGGAAAGTTGGAATCTCAATGGAGAGACGTGGAGTGGACAGAAGA ACAAAAGACGACCCTGATGAAGACTGTCAGCTCCTACAGGCCAAGCAGTAAAGAGGTGACTCAGGCTCGGGTTCTCCTCTTGGGCCCAGTCGGTTCTGGGAAGTCCAGCTTCATCAGTTCAGTCCAGTCGGTGTTTAATGGACGAGTCAGCAACCGGGCCATGGTgggctcctcctccaccagcttcacCAAGAAG CTGCAGTCCTTCAACATTCGTGGTCAGAAAGGAGAGGATCCTAACAGACTGGTGCTGTGTGACGTTATGGGCCTGGGGGATGGAGAGATGACCGGATTGACCCTCCATGACGCCCTGTCCATCATTAGAGGACATGTACCTGAGGGACACAAG TTTAGCCCAGATCAACCAGTGAGGTCTGAGACTGTGGGCTATGTGAAGAGGCCAAGCCTGAAAGAAAAGATCCACTGTGTGGCCTTTGTGGTGAACGCCTCTAAAATCGCGTGCTACCCCAAAGGCCTCAGCACCACCTTCCAGCAGCTCAGAGAGCACATCAGTGACTTGG GTGTTCACCAGGTGGCTCTGCTGACCCACATAGACCAAATTTGTCCAGAAACAGCCAAAGATGTCACCCAGGTTTACAAGAGCCGCATCATTCAGGACATG ATGGGTAAAGCTGGAGCTATGTTGGGTATGTCCACCTCCTACATCATCCCAGTGAAGAACTACTCGTCAGAGTTGGACCTGGATGTGAGCACTGACGTGCTTCTGCTTAGTGCTATCGACCACATCCTGCAGTATGCTGACCTGTATTTCCAGGACAATACACCACAATACGAAGACGAATGCATTTGA